One genomic region from Ptychodera flava strain L36383 chromosome 14, AS_Pfla_20210202, whole genome shotgun sequence encodes:
- the LOC139149145 gene encoding E3 ubiquitin-protein ligase RNF8-like — protein MAASSWCLKRCEEQINEVPHIPLPPGQEVTVGRGLDVKVQLLSLGISRLHATFQECQDNKWIVKDHNSANGTYVNGKRVKNNKELVLQEGDLIQLGRPANKETPPEFVYKLVKEEHTEDEVKAVFNRAKKKKPPKQTNGVKRTHSESNNNANDKDNKNVNDEVTTNKDAQRNGAKRVKLNDSQEAGPSGGQHCNAESPRRKETVLPRAHLSEKQVEEMKAKLQEQEVVAEKRIQKAEQQLEDMQLVLAANECAKEQLEEKLKLREQEMLKELELHKEKLQAEKDLLQRQMKEFTEKQLREKEEKLLSELKQQKESLMEEKRKVEESLQKELQTKLEEKDKTLQAELEKEKEKLEDVISRKELEYAALEHQLQESKLDQEKQTLVIQKAKEEAIQNVADVMEDELQCSLCYELFVQATTLNCSHSFCYWCITEWSETKKNNNCPVCRVKITSKNKSIVLDSYIDKMVENLSDEHKKGRTEVVAERMRLLEERSGGKKKTSPRKQAGRSNAGVGGGGGSTSGGTGSGTGTGPAAGTRSHTINIIQVISEDEEGNDDDDDELDYNSDVYDDSPISISSTYDSENDDDESSVEGDFGAYYGGYGHCYHCGRRGHWANGCPMRF, from the exons GTAACTGTCGGCAGAGGTCTAGACGTCAAAGTACAGCTGTTGTCTCTTGGGATTTCAAGATTACATGCCACTTTCCAGGAATGTCAAGACAACAAATGGATTGTTAAAGATCACAAC AGTGCAAATGGTACCTATGTCAATGGCAAAAGGGTCAAAAACAATAAGGAACTAGTGTTGCAGGAAGGTGATTTGATTCAGCTAGGCAGGCCTGCAAACAAGGAAACGCCACCGGAGTTTGTGTACAAGCTGGTGAAAGAAGAACACACAGAAGATGAAGTGAAAGCGGTGTTCAACAGAGCTAAGAAGAAGAAACCGCCAAAACAGACCAATGGAGTCAAAAGGACTCACAGTGAAAGTAACAACAATGCCAATGACAAGGACAACAAAAATGTGAATGATGAAGTAACGACAAATAAGGATGCTCAGAGGAATGGAGCAAAGAGAGTGAAATTAAATGACAGTCAGGAAGCGGGACCTTCTGGAGGACAGCATTGCAATGCTGAAAGCCCAAGGAGAAAAGAGACAGTTTTACCAAGAGCCCATCTCTCAGAAAAACAGGTGGAAGAAATGAAGGCAAAGCTGCAGGAGCAAGAAGTGGTGGCTGAGAAACGAATCCAAAAGGCGGAACAACAGCTTGAGGACATGCAGCTTGTGTTGGCTGCCAATGAATGTGCCAAGGAACAACtggaggaaaaattgaaactgcGAGAACAGGAAATGCTAAAGGAGCTTGAATTGCATAAAGAGAAACTGCAAGCTGAGAAGGACCTCCTGCAGAGACAGATGAAGGAATTCACTGAAAAACAGCTGAGAGAGAAAGAAGAGAAATTGTTGTCAGAACTCAAACAGCAGAAAGAATCTCTCATGGAGGAAAAGAGGAAAGTTGAGGAAAGTCTTCAGAAAGAACTGCAAACAAAATTAGAAGAGAAAGATAAGACGTTACAGGCTGAGTTGGAGAAGGAGAAAGAAAAGCTTGAAGATGTCATCAGTCGGAAAGAACTTGAATATGCAGCTTTGGAACATCAG TTACAGGAAAGTAAACTAGATCAAGAGAAACAAACCTTGGTAATCCAGAAAGCCAAAGAAGAAGCAATACAGAATGTAGCAGACGTCATGGAGGATGAATTGCAGTGTAGTCTCTGCTATGAACTTTTTGTACAG GCCACAACACTGAACTGTTCCCACTCATTCTGCTACTGGTGCATCACGGAATGGTCAGAAACAAAAAAGAACAACAATTGCCCCGTTTGTAGAGTGAAGATTACAAgcaaaaataaatcaattgtGCTTGATAGTTACATCGACAAAATGGTGGAGAACCTCTCTGATGAGCACAAGAAAGGACGAACGGAAGTCGTGGCTGAAAGAATGA GGTTACTAGAGGAAAGGAGTGGAGGAAAGAAAAAGACTTCCCCAAGGAAGCAGGCTGGGAGGAGCAATGCTGGTGTTGGTGGCGGTGGGGGCAGTACATCAGGTGGCACTGGTTCTGGCACTGGTACAGGTCCAGCAGCAGGGACTAGGTCACATACCATCAACATAATACAGGTCATCTCAGAAGATGAAGAaggcaatgatgatgatgatgatgagctAGATTATAATAGTGATGTCTATGACGATTCACCCATCAGCATTTCAAGCACATATGATTCTGAAAACGATGATGATGAGTCATCTGTTGAAGGTGATTTTGGTGCCTACTACGGTGGATATGGTCATTGCTATCATTGTG GAAGAAGAGGACACTGGGCAAATGGCTGTCCAATGAGATTTTAA